One window from the genome of Marinobacter sp. LV10R510-11A encodes:
- a CDS encoding LysM peptidoglycan-binding domain-containing protein has product MQQHKVQAGETLSGIASRYKVSLGAIKAENPIIEDVNHIETGWNLLVPTAAEPTKSLPPAQSANDDSSDDTECSDCALECVALVQLTDDDEQVFALTEIQLKELEEEIRLLNEPIAELAEAEKGVADKIPEARAKAWGKLKALGALPKPDHSTTARELLADYEARWKREQERLEHQRRRKKRINYEIDNVRNQILIPGRERNFQNPRDKLSLQFFTVYCSELESTLDFVDNKIKAHEEATKSSEQDLTRMDERLKLLRAALEAEIEYRVAEKSEKSKSTVAQLRYEADELKEATLWPSYISETDVADLASKTKRFRELDDDLLPYMDYVIEYSTKVSPVIRLVMLMADDTVQPYRKRQEERRSLMTGIEKKLRELVDNSTPVEHIARPQVASMKRHPLVEIKHTGTGGYRYMRREMADQLRRNWKSLKTSDVRTAMQAKDFKRAWGDAKEALKTSKTLSLKLGEWKNKDDNFFNRLEVELLKKEVSTEDGRFAASAEAQMFRFAAQCGLANAYDPEKNEAYIGGKLEGAYSLMQGEAVLKAQIPNELGSELILKYENHEGNLTELNCGYFRADAEYRIRGFAGACASLAARATISSAPGNVGISGETNGEAFAGASLSNEATFGVKWKGAYQKVTESQPSGSKPGSVSDKQRDTDSQYLSLLEVKGELAVSAGIGGGFDFRIGLQESKLVAYVKGHLVLGPGGGGGIAAELNGAQIWELVKFVRWSLEQSDFRFLDWIDDKAFEHLSFLIKAFAVSKEDVVSFFSYDLFEIQSYWENLNAVGTRVRDIAQGVLENGKLTELTPLTKAELLDTLLENSSGLLSFQDPYREIADQALIEILETIDRHREFVEVLKRMGNEKRKGGFQDLKNNYAELIVKRLFRSALAERAETWLSTLAVR; this is encoded by the coding sequence ATGCAACAACATAAAGTCCAGGCTGGCGAAACCCTTTCTGGCATTGCCTCTCGCTACAAGGTATCGCTGGGTGCGATCAAGGCCGAGAATCCAATTATCGAAGATGTGAACCACATTGAAACAGGGTGGAATCTGTTGGTTCCCACGGCCGCCGAACCGACGAAGTCCCTACCGCCAGCACAGTCTGCTAACGATGATTCGTCGGACGATACTGAATGCTCTGACTGCGCCTTAGAATGTGTAGCCCTTGTTCAACTTACCGACGATGACGAGCAGGTGTTTGCTCTGACCGAAATCCAACTGAAAGAGCTTGAAGAAGAAATCCGTCTTCTGAACGAGCCCATTGCGGAACTGGCTGAGGCAGAGAAAGGTGTTGCAGACAAGATTCCTGAAGCAAGGGCAAAGGCCTGGGGCAAGCTGAAGGCATTGGGTGCACTACCGAAACCGGATCACAGCACCACTGCCCGGGAGTTGCTGGCGGATTATGAAGCCCGCTGGAAACGTGAACAGGAACGCCTGGAGCATCAGCGTCGCCGAAAGAAGCGGATCAACTATGAAATTGACAACGTTCGCAACCAGATCCTGATTCCAGGCAGAGAGCGTAATTTCCAGAATCCGAGAGACAAGCTCTCGCTTCAGTTTTTCACCGTCTATTGCAGCGAACTGGAATCTACGCTTGATTTTGTTGATAACAAAATAAAAGCCCACGAGGAAGCCACAAAAAGCTCTGAGCAAGACCTTACCCGCATGGATGAGCGCCTGAAGCTCCTTCGGGCAGCACTGGAAGCAGAAATTGAATACCGGGTGGCAGAAAAATCCGAAAAGTCTAAGTCGACAGTTGCCCAGCTTCGTTACGAAGCGGACGAGCTTAAAGAGGCTACCCTTTGGCCAAGCTACATCTCCGAAACGGATGTCGCAGACCTGGCCTCAAAGACCAAACGGTTTCGGGAGCTGGATGATGACCTGCTCCCATACATGGATTATGTCATCGAGTATTCCACCAAGGTCAGCCCTGTGATCCGGCTGGTCATGTTGATGGCCGATGATACGGTGCAACCATACCGCAAACGCCAAGAAGAACGCCGGTCATTGATGACCGGTATCGAGAAAAAACTGAGAGAGCTGGTAGACAACAGTACCCCGGTAGAACATATCGCGAGGCCCCAGGTGGCCTCGATGAAGCGCCATCCTCTGGTGGAAATCAAACACACCGGTACCGGCGGCTACCGCTACATGCGTCGGGAAATGGCGGATCAGCTGCGCAGAAACTGGAAATCCCTGAAAACTTCGGATGTCCGGACAGCCATGCAGGCGAAGGACTTCAAACGCGCCTGGGGCGATGCTAAAGAGGCACTAAAGACCAGCAAAACCCTGTCGCTCAAACTGGGTGAATGGAAGAACAAGGACGACAATTTCTTCAACCGACTTGAAGTGGAGCTTCTTAAAAAAGAAGTATCCACCGAGGATGGTCGCTTCGCAGCCAGCGCCGAGGCCCAGATGTTCCGCTTCGCCGCCCAGTGCGGCCTGGCCAATGCCTACGACCCGGAAAAAAATGAAGCCTACATCGGCGGAAAGCTGGAAGGTGCGTACAGCCTCATGCAGGGTGAGGCCGTACTTAAGGCTCAGATCCCGAACGAACTGGGCTCAGAATTAATCCTGAAGTACGAGAACCATGAGGGCAATCTGACGGAGCTCAACTGCGGCTATTTCCGGGCGGATGCCGAGTACCGCATCCGAGGGTTCGCAGGAGCCTGCGCATCCCTTGCAGCCCGTGCGACGATTTCCAGCGCGCCGGGGAATGTGGGAATTTCCGGTGAAACCAACGGGGAAGCTTTTGCGGGTGCCAGCCTGAGTAATGAGGCGACGTTTGGAGTTAAGTGGAAGGGAGCTTATCAAAAAGTCACTGAATCTCAGCCTAGCGGATCCAAACCTGGTTCCGTCAGCGATAAACAGCGTGACACTGATTCCCAATACCTGTCGTTGCTGGAGGTTAAAGGTGAGCTAGCTGTTTCTGCGGGCATTGGTGGCGGATTTGATTTCAGAATTGGCCTCCAGGAAAGCAAATTGGTGGCCTATGTGAAGGGTCATCTGGTACTCGGGCCCGGTGGCGGCGGTGGCATCGCTGCGGAGCTGAACGGTGCCCAGATTTGGGAACTGGTTAAGTTTGTTCGGTGGTCTCTGGAACAGAGTGACTTCAGGTTCCTGGACTGGATTGATGATAAGGCATTCGAACATCTCAGCTTCTTGATCAAAGCCTTCGCCGTATCTAAAGAGGATGTCGTTAGCTTCTTTAGTTACGACCTGTTTGAAATTCAGAGTTACTGGGAAAACTTGAATGCGGTTGGCACTAGGGTGCGTGATATTGCGCAGGGTGTTCTGGAAAATGGCAAGCTAACAGAGCTTACCCCCCTGACGAAGGCGGAACTTCTGGATACGTTGTTAGAAAACAGCTCCGGCTTGTTAAGCTTTCAGGATCCATACAGAGAAATCGCGGATCAGGCTTTGATTGAAATTCTTGAGACAATCGATAGACACAGGGAGTTTGTTGAAGTCCTCAAGCGAATGGGAAATGAAAAGCGTAAAGGTGGATTTCAGGACCTTAAAAACAACTACGCTGAGCTAATTGTAAAGAGGCTCTTCCGTTCTGCCCTGGCAGAACGGGCCGAGACATGGCTATCCACTCTGGCTGTGCGATGA
- a CDS encoding DUF4123 domain-containing protein, which produces MSMDAALYISTLDQLSVASGKPALSDFAVIDLAGSPGFLTSLYGAMDRGPIRWDSLLELTRWQSGWQFGPILVDLRGRADFQAIVTDTLTAGAIGILIKNSLDYEETLAWSRSRLFALAESDDRLFRFYEPRSLKALLAALGTRTQGLLPLNWMLFWHDTNQWLSWQDHSEIKPGSSVLEWRLSESQLGSLPDYRMADRACRWASVYDDHLSSDGDKRLWVLEQLQHAHDHGFLKVAQQERWLRLAIQSGAPLLSDSAFRALVENADMTDEDRLEAMECLMEYDHATT; this is translated from the coding sequence ATGAGCATGGACGCTGCACTCTACATCAGCACTCTTGACCAATTATCAGTAGCTTCCGGTAAGCCTGCGTTGTCGGATTTCGCCGTAATCGACTTGGCAGGGTCGCCAGGGTTTCTGACATCCTTATATGGCGCCATGGATCGGGGCCCCATCCGATGGGATTCCCTTCTGGAGCTTACCCGGTGGCAGAGCGGATGGCAGTTTGGCCCCATTTTGGTTGATTTGCGTGGCCGGGCTGACTTTCAGGCAATAGTTACGGACACCCTGACAGCCGGAGCGATAGGCATACTGATTAAAAACAGCCTGGACTATGAAGAGACTCTGGCCTGGAGCAGAAGCCGCCTCTTTGCATTGGCAGAATCTGATGATCGCCTGTTTCGTTTCTATGAACCTCGCTCCCTGAAAGCGCTTTTGGCTGCGTTAGGAACCCGAACACAGGGACTTTTACCGTTAAATTGGATGTTGTTCTGGCACGACACGAATCAGTGGTTAAGTTGGCAGGATCATAGTGAAATAAAGCCGGGTTCGTCTGTTTTGGAATGGAGGCTGTCCGAATCACAGCTGGGTAGTTTGCCTGATTATCGAATGGCAGACCGGGCCTGTCGTTGGGCTTCGGTGTACGACGACCATCTCAGTTCTGACGGAGATAAGCGCCTATGGGTGCTGGAGCAGCTACAGCATGCTCATGATCACGGGTTTCTTAAGGTTGCCCAGCAGGAACGCTGGCTGAGATTGGCCATTCAGAGTGGCGCACCTCTATTGTCCGATTCGGCATTCAGAGCCTTGGTGGAAAATGCTGATATGACCGACGAAGATCGTCTTGAAGCAATGGAATGCTTAATGGAGTACGACCATGCAACAACATAA
- a CDS encoding type VI secretion system Vgr family protein, which translates to MPQANGLQFTARVGELPEDVFSLVSFALTEGLSELFHGRLILASTDSAIQAADVLEQPVDLVVWQDGIPLRRFTGVVNEFARGDTGHRRTRYELIIQPPIWRLGLMRNSRIFQTQTTDTIVRTLLEERGIVNSVFDLKRTPQEREYCVQHRESDLAFMERLAAEEGWHYRYQHGSVEGDEQPGLIIADHHGDAPRLEAVEYNGKAGGSTKQPAVFRFRHEERVRAASVAMKDYTFKNPSYALMHEQNATSANHRQDYQHFDYPGRFKADASGQPFTGARLDALRNDVSIANGESNRPDFTCGAKVELTNHDSNKLNREWLLTAITHVGEQPQALAEEGGSKPTTYHNLFSAVPATKTWRPLCNHRPLMDGPQIAIVTGPEGEEIHCDEYGRVKVRFPWDRYSKNDEHSSAWLRVSQGWAGGQYGFMALPRISHEVIVSFLDGDPDQPIITGTTHHATNTPPYSLPEHKTRTTLKTQTHKGKGSNELRFEDEADKQQIYIHAQKDLDLLTENNRTEVIKNDSHLTVENDRFSHVKANDHTTVNGEHREKIGGDYSLAVNGSHHSKFGKAQLVEAGNEIHHKAGLKIVIEAGAEVTLKAGGSFVKVDPSGVTISGPLVRMNSGGGPGSGASAAAKVPALPSSEGPERIGGNSAKLALNDQRSNATAEAQHPVTDYSALLKESTSKGASIISDCEYDEHGRCTLHQHS; encoded by the coding sequence ATGCCTCAGGCAAATGGATTGCAGTTCACCGCACGTGTCGGCGAGCTTCCCGAAGATGTTTTCTCTCTCGTCAGCTTTGCGCTAACCGAAGGTCTTTCGGAGCTTTTCCATGGCCGCTTAATACTGGCCAGCACGGATTCTGCTATTCAGGCCGCTGATGTACTGGAGCAGCCGGTAGATCTGGTGGTCTGGCAGGACGGCATACCCCTTCGCCGTTTTACCGGCGTAGTGAACGAGTTTGCACGGGGTGACACTGGCCATCGTCGCACCCGCTATGAGTTGATCATTCAGCCTCCCATATGGCGCCTAGGGCTGATGCGCAACAGCCGTATTTTCCAAACCCAAACCACAGACACCATCGTGCGTACTCTTTTGGAAGAGCGCGGCATTGTGAACTCGGTGTTTGATTTGAAGCGCACCCCACAGGAGCGGGAGTACTGCGTTCAACATCGGGAAAGCGACCTCGCATTCATGGAACGGTTGGCTGCAGAAGAAGGTTGGCACTACCGCTACCAACACGGCAGCGTAGAGGGGGACGAACAACCCGGCCTAATCATAGCCGACCATCACGGCGATGCGCCTCGGTTGGAAGCTGTCGAATATAACGGCAAAGCAGGCGGAAGCACCAAGCAGCCTGCGGTATTCCGCTTCCGCCACGAAGAGCGGGTTCGTGCCGCCTCCGTGGCGATGAAAGACTACACCTTCAAGAACCCATCCTATGCGTTGATGCACGAGCAGAACGCAACCAGTGCCAACCACCGCCAAGACTATCAACACTTCGACTACCCGGGTCGGTTCAAAGCCGACGCCAGCGGTCAGCCGTTTACAGGCGCTCGGCTTGACGCCCTCAGAAACGACGTCAGCATCGCCAACGGCGAAAGCAATCGCCCAGACTTCACCTGCGGCGCCAAAGTGGAACTCACCAACCACGACAGCAATAAACTGAACCGGGAATGGCTACTTACCGCCATTACTCACGTGGGCGAGCAACCCCAGGCCCTGGCAGAAGAAGGCGGCTCTAAACCGACCACTTATCACAACCTGTTCAGCGCTGTTCCGGCCACCAAAACCTGGCGGCCACTGTGCAATCACCGCCCCCTAATGGACGGGCCCCAAATTGCCATCGTTACCGGCCCGGAAGGCGAAGAGATTCACTGCGACGAATATGGGCGGGTAAAGGTAAGGTTTCCCTGGGACAGATACAGTAAGAACGATGAACACAGCAGTGCCTGGCTGCGCGTGAGCCAAGGCTGGGCAGGCGGCCAGTATGGTTTCATGGCACTGCCAAGAATCAGCCACGAAGTGATCGTCTCCTTCCTCGATGGCGACCCGGATCAGCCCATCATCACAGGAACAACACACCACGCCACCAACACACCGCCCTACTCCCTGCCCGAGCACAAAACCCGCACCACCCTGAAAACCCAGACACACAAGGGCAAAGGCAGTAACGAGCTACGCTTTGAAGACGAAGCAGATAAACAGCAAATCTACATCCACGCTCAAAAAGACCTCGACCTGCTCACCGAAAACAACCGCACCGAAGTCATCAAAAATGACAGCCATTTAACCGTTGAGAATGACCGGTTCAGCCACGTGAAAGCCAACGATCACACAACCGTAAATGGCGAACACCGGGAAAAAATCGGCGGCGACTACAGCCTCGCAGTTAACGGCAGCCATCACAGCAAATTCGGCAAAGCGCAGCTCGTCGAAGCCGGCAATGAAATCCACCACAAAGCGGGCTTAAAGATTGTCATCGAAGCAGGCGCAGAGGTAACTCTGAAGGCTGGTGGTAGCTTTGTGAAGGTGGATCCGAGTGGGGTGACTATTTCTGGGCCATTGGTGCGGATGAACTCTGGGGGCGGGCCTGGGAGTGGTGCATCCGCAGCCGCCAAGGTTCCTGCATTACCTAGTTCTGAAGGGCCCGAGCGCATTGGTGGTAATTCAGCCAAGCTTGCCCTTAACGACCAGCGGAGTAATGCGACTGCGGAAGCACAGCACCCTGTTACCGATTATTCAGCTTTACTGAAAGAATCCACCAGTAAGGGCGCCTCGATCATTTCTGACTGCGAGTACGATGAGCATGGACGCTGCACTCTACATCAGCACTCTTGA
- a CDS encoding class I SAM-dependent DNA methyltransferase: MSANYLYTDLSGYYDLMCADIHYYTQSYGIQRLHRLFGNGGNTHLDLACGTGPHIRHFIDFGFQCSGLDINQPMLEQAKSRCPEAQFSLGDMCDFEVDEPLDLITCFLYSIHYSDGIEKLTQCIASAHRALKPGGVFCFNSVDKNKIDNTLSERHTVKQEHSLFTFSSAWHYRGQGEKQSLKLSINKTTEGVTQSWDDEHPMVALSFEELTEILQPYFDVQLLEHDYEKITPWDKASGNAIFVCVKA, encoded by the coding sequence ATGTCCGCAAATTATCTGTATACCGACTTGTCTGGCTACTACGACTTAATGTGTGCAGACATCCATTATTATACCCAAAGCTACGGCATTCAAAGGCTGCACCGGCTTTTTGGCAATGGTGGCAACACCCACTTGGATCTGGCCTGTGGAACCGGGCCGCACATTCGCCACTTCATCGATTTCGGGTTCCAATGCAGTGGCCTGGACATAAACCAGCCCATGCTGGAACAAGCCAAAAGCCGATGCCCAGAAGCGCAGTTCTCATTAGGAGACATGTGTGATTTTGAAGTGGATGAGCCTCTCGATTTAATCACCTGCTTTTTGTATTCCATCCACTACAGCGATGGCATCGAGAAACTAACGCAGTGCATTGCCAGCGCACATCGCGCACTAAAACCGGGCGGTGTGTTTTGTTTTAACTCTGTTGATAAAAACAAGATAGACAACACGCTCTCTGAAAGGCACACAGTCAAGCAAGAGCACAGCCTGTTCACCTTCAGCTCCGCATGGCACTACCGTGGCCAGGGTGAGAAGCAATCCCTTAAACTCAGCATCAACAAAACAACGGAGGGCGTCACGCAATCATGGGATGACGAACACCCGATGGTGGCTTTGAGTTTTGAAGAGCTGACGGAAATCCTGCAGCCGTATTTTGACGTCCAACTCCTTGAACACGACTATGAGAAGATCACTCCGTGGGACAAAGCTTCAGGAAACGCGATCTTCGTATGTGTGAAAGCCTAG
- a CDS encoding protein kinase domain-containing protein produces the protein MVPPNPSPPTPQPAQLQQFYIPEEQSVYLLSHDDARKLKDWVALCTTQLKQMGYADIAMIGKGAYGFVFAGRLPLEGARDLEHVFKFTRITLPQHLHDRLEDEAYILEQVEHPRVPNLVAFHRAGKQSILVMERAPGFNLEEVSLQRGRLSPRLIIRIADQLADILRNLRREADNGKRPIVHGDIKPSNVVFDAESENIALIDWGSSVFAQLDANQQFLSPSVMELMSDNLQQTNARLGDVYFIGEEQLYGGLSSPRFDEQGAAATLYALASGQSCRFGHLAIPATALGLPMEFARMLDGMLDPDPARRMRAGDHYLKEMPRIGRTVMIDLPEPVPIPLVPIWTRLSGREIDTVVYSSRKSFLRQEGAPETLNDVNDVQLDRYYKNFMQGMGETEKAFLASVSRLGRYPVEGGLAVRWETDGVYVDTSLNLHNPELKTAFTTAVNNMVNLAQAIYRQGIFKSCLFNARDTLHIEREEPEQSFVAPPEMRLPYQVSSAPEVEDRSRVHSYFEDGPDPEEFLVLPQTIIKSLEALNTIRHTGMIIFEALPRHLKIHSQYRLLDPEKEDEFRQRLDEILAAVDQITGLGVSGFMKMPYKDARFFPYIEKLPERYYPRNPRQEATEAS, from the coding sequence ATGGTGCCACCGAACCCATCACCGCCGACGCCGCAACCGGCGCAGCTGCAGCAATTCTACATCCCGGAAGAGCAGTCGGTTTACCTGCTCAGCCACGACGATGCGAGAAAGCTGAAAGACTGGGTTGCGCTATGCACAACCCAGCTCAAACAGATGGGCTACGCCGACATCGCGATGATTGGTAAGGGCGCCTACGGCTTTGTGTTCGCCGGCCGGTTGCCTTTAGAAGGCGCGCGGGACCTTGAGCATGTGTTCAAGTTTACCCGCATCACCCTGCCTCAGCACCTGCACGATCGGCTGGAAGACGAAGCCTATATTCTGGAACAGGTAGAGCACCCCCGGGTGCCCAACCTGGTCGCCTTCCACCGCGCCGGCAAACAATCGATACTGGTCATGGAGCGGGCGCCGGGCTTTAACCTGGAGGAAGTATCACTCCAGCGAGGCCGCCTGAGCCCGCGCCTGATTATCCGCATTGCCGATCAACTGGCCGATATTCTGCGCAATCTAAGGCGCGAAGCCGATAACGGGAAGCGCCCTATCGTGCACGGGGATATCAAGCCGTCCAATGTAGTGTTTGATGCAGAAAGCGAAAACATCGCCCTGATCGACTGGGGCTCCTCGGTATTTGCCCAGTTAGACGCCAACCAGCAGTTTCTCAGCCCAAGCGTGATGGAGCTGATGTCTGACAACCTGCAGCAGACCAACGCACGCCTGGGCGACGTTTACTTTATTGGCGAAGAGCAACTCTATGGCGGCCTGTCGTCCCCAAGGTTTGATGAGCAAGGTGCGGCAGCAACCCTCTACGCGCTGGCCTCCGGCCAGTCTTGCCGCTTTGGCCATTTGGCAATACCCGCCACAGCGCTTGGCTTACCCATGGAATTTGCCCGCATGCTAGACGGCATGCTCGACCCGGATCCCGCACGGCGCATGCGTGCCGGCGACCATTACCTGAAAGAGATGCCGCGCATAGGCCGCACGGTGATGATCGACCTGCCAGAACCGGTGCCCATACCTTTAGTGCCCATCTGGACACGGCTCTCTGGCCGGGAGATCGACACCGTGGTCTACAGTTCCCGTAAATCCTTTCTGCGCCAGGAAGGTGCTCCAGAAACCCTGAACGACGTCAACGACGTGCAGCTAGATCGATACTACAAAAATTTCATGCAGGGCATGGGGGAAACCGAAAAAGCATTCCTCGCCTCAGTCAGCCGGCTTGGTCGTTATCCTGTAGAAGGCGGGCTCGCGGTGCGCTGGGAAACTGACGGCGTTTACGTAGATACCTCCCTGAACCTGCACAACCCAGAGCTCAAAACCGCTTTCACTACGGCGGTGAACAACATGGTCAACCTGGCTCAGGCAATCTACCGCCAGGGCATTTTCAAAAGTTGTCTGTTCAACGCCCGAGACACCCTGCATATTGAGCGCGAGGAGCCCGAGCAGTCATTCGTTGCGCCACCAGAGATGCGACTGCCATATCAGGTGAGTTCAGCGCCGGAAGTGGAAGACCGCTCACGGGTGCACTCCTACTTTGAGGACGGGCCAGATCCGGAGGAGTTTCTGGTGCTGCCACAAACCATCATCAAATCCCTTGAGGCGCTCAACACCATCCGCCACACCGGCATGATTATTTTCGAAGCCCTGCCACGCCATCTCAAAATCCACAGCCAGTACCGCCTATTGGATCCAGAAAAAGAGGACGAGTTCCGCCAGCGGCTGGACGAAATACTGGCGGCTGTGGATCAGATAACCGGCCTGGGCGTGTCGGGCTTTATGAAAATGCCCTACAAAGACGCGCGCTTTTTCCCCTATATTGAAAAGCTGCCGGAACGTTATTACCCCAGAAACCCAAGGCAGGAAGCCACTGAGGCAAGCTAG
- a CDS encoding 2-oxo acid dehydrogenase subunit E2 → MSDFILPDIGEGIVECELVKWLVSEGDLIEEDQPVAEVMTDKALVEIPAPYKGRVTRLYWKEGDIAKVHAPLFELVDESGEGSTEGSGEKTKASNEGESAEPEAKQAEAQQKPEAATAPVAKSTASTDGQRTPASPAVRRLVRENELTLGDIEGSGKDGRVLKADVLSHMEQPTSGGSSASESRPRRLEAQNQEVRIEPIKGMQAVMAKRMVASASTIPHFNFSEDIDVTELLSLRQQLKPEAEARGSRLTLMPFIMKAIALAVREYPVLNSQINEDVTEVHYQPHCNIGMAVDSKIGLLVPNVKNVGQLTLLEIANEVTRLTESAREGRVSQADLKGGTITISNIGALGGTYASPIINAPEVAIVALGRTQKLPRFDANGQVVERSIMTISWAGDHRIIDGGTIARFNNLWKGYLESPQSMLLHLG, encoded by the coding sequence ATGAGTGATTTTATACTGCCCGATATCGGCGAAGGTATCGTGGAATGTGAGCTGGTCAAATGGCTGGTCAGTGAAGGTGATCTGATTGAAGAAGATCAGCCAGTCGCGGAAGTGATGACAGATAAGGCGCTGGTAGAGATTCCCGCCCCTTACAAGGGACGGGTAACCCGCCTGTACTGGAAGGAAGGCGACATAGCCAAAGTGCATGCGCCGCTGTTTGAGCTTGTTGATGAAAGTGGTGAAGGCTCTACTGAGGGCTCTGGTGAAAAGACAAAGGCCAGCAATGAAGGCGAAAGCGCGGAGCCAGAGGCAAAGCAGGCTGAAGCTCAACAAAAGCCGGAAGCAGCTACAGCGCCTGTTGCAAAATCAACCGCCTCCACGGATGGCCAACGAACTCCCGCCAGCCCAGCTGTGCGCCGCCTGGTTCGCGAAAATGAACTGACGCTGGGAGATATCGAAGGCTCAGGCAAGGACGGTCGCGTACTCAAAGCCGATGTGCTGTCGCATATGGAACAGCCTACATCAGGGGGTTCATCAGCCTCCGAAAGCAGGCCGCGAAGACTTGAAGCGCAAAACCAGGAAGTCCGCATAGAGCCCATAAAAGGCATGCAGGCCGTTATGGCCAAGCGCATGGTAGCTTCTGCATCCACCATTCCGCACTTCAACTTCAGTGAAGACATCGATGTCACCGAATTGCTGAGCCTGCGCCAGCAACTCAAACCGGAAGCCGAAGCCCGGGGCTCACGCCTCACACTGATGCCGTTCATCATGAAAGCGATCGCGCTCGCGGTTCGGGAATACCCCGTGCTCAACAGCCAGATCAACGAAGACGTTACCGAGGTTCACTACCAGCCCCACTGCAACATAGGCATGGCCGTGGACAGCAAAATCGGGCTGCTTGTACCTAACGTGAAGAATGTGGGTCAGCTCACCTTGCTGGAGATTGCTAACGAGGTAACCCGGCTGACCGAATCGGCCCGGGAAGGCCGGGTAAGCCAGGCGGATCTCAAAGGCGGCACCATTACCATCTCCAACATTGGCGCACTGGGCGGCACCTACGCCTCGCCCATCATCAATGCGCCGGAAGTGGCGATTGTGGCCTTGGGGCGCACCCAGAAACTGCCGCGCTTTGATGCCAACGGGCAAGTGGTAGAGCGTTCGATCATGACGATCAGCTGGGCGGGCGACCACCGCATTATTGATGGCGGTACCATCGCCCGGTTCAATAATCTGTGGAAGGGCTACCTAGAGTCACCGCAATCCATGCTCCTCCACTTGGGCTGA
- a CDS encoding alpha-ketoacid dehydrogenase subunit beta: MPKMNMLQAINDALDISMATNDRVLCFGEDVGIFGGVFRATSNLQQKYGKDRCFNTPLVEQGIIGFANGLAAQGSFPVAEIQFADYIFPAFDQIVNESAKFRYRSGNLFNVGGLTIRAPYGGGIAGGLYHSQSPEAYFAHTPGLKIVVPRNPHQAKGLLLASINDPNPTLFFEPKRLYRASVGEVPEGEYQLPIGVAEVLKEGTDVTVLGWGAQMEVIDKAVEMAEKEGISCEVIDLRTILPWDMETVVESVLKTGRLVITHEAPLTGGFAGEIAATIQERCFLYLESPIARVTGMDTPFPLVLEKEHFPNHLKVYEAIRESVEF, encoded by the coding sequence ATGCCAAAAATGAACATGCTGCAGGCGATCAATGATGCCCTTGATATCTCGATGGCAACCAACGACCGGGTTCTGTGTTTTGGCGAGGATGTGGGTATTTTTGGTGGCGTATTCCGGGCCACCAGTAATCTGCAACAGAAGTACGGCAAAGATCGCTGCTTTAACACGCCCCTAGTGGAACAGGGCATTATCGGGTTCGCCAACGGCCTGGCGGCTCAGGGCTCGTTCCCAGTGGCCGAGATACAGTTTGCAGACTACATATTCCCCGCCTTCGACCAGATTGTTAACGAGTCTGCGAAATTTCGCTACCGCTCAGGCAACCTGTTCAATGTGGGTGGCTTAACCATTCGAGCGCCCTACGGCGGCGGCATAGCCGGTGGCCTTTACCACTCCCAGTCGCCGGAAGCTTATTTCGCCCACACACCGGGCCTGAAAATTGTGGTACCGCGCAACCCCCATCAGGCTAAAGGGCTGCTACTGGCTTCCATTAACGACCCCAACCCTACCCTGTTCTTTGAGCCCAAGCGTCTGTATCGCGCCTCCGTAGGCGAGGTGCCGGAAGGTGAGTACCAGTTGCCTATAGGCGTAGCCGAAGTTCTGAAGGAAGGCACCGATGTAACGGTGCTGGGCTGGGGCGCCCAGATGGAAGTGATCGACAAAGCCGTCGAGATGGCGGAGAAGGAAGGAATCTCCTGCGAGGTCATTGATCTGCGCACGATCCTACCTTGGGATATGGAAACCGTAGTCGAATCGGTGCTGAAAACCGGGCGCCTGGTGATCACCCACGAAGCACCGCTAACGGGCGGCTTTGCCGGCGAGATAGCCGCTACCATTCAGGAGCGCTGCTTCCTCTATCTGGAATCCCCGATCGCACGGGTCACCGGGATGGACACCCCCTTCCCGCTGGTGCTGGAGAAAGAGCACTTCCCCAATCACCTGAAGGTCTATGAGGCCATTCGGGAAAGCGTCGAATTCTAG